In Alistipes sp. ZOR0009, a single genomic region encodes these proteins:
- a CDS encoding DUF6242 domain-containing protein: protein MNKFLKTLSVVAVAFAIAGCEKDDLKSDLTGVTEFSFTNDAVKSYAFTVDQDAMVIQNADSLPKGTDVSKLVANFTTVHEKVIVKVGTQIQVSGVTANDYANPLKFDVYAENGTLKSYTVKVNVAKIDPNWQFIPMGEAGFPAYTWSSVVYYKGTYVMANIQSLPFGSLSFHDYYTSKDLKTWTLAPIDWSAVTNPNQRDRQLPYPQSALLVANDNLWQIGGLCPMAQIEDRDGKADNNIDNWGSVYNWVRKTQDVKNWAMVNAEFIGAKERVDTIFSPRANFNTVSFNNKLWVIGGHSVAYGSLMTNNPMNDVWSSADGVKWKKVKINDKKENFPPRTDGAVVSYKGKMWMIGGALNTGSAWAPTWQYKNDIWTSTDGVTWTEVASTKPFSARSGQAVFVYDDKLYMIGGQDANGKLGDFLVSEDEGKTWNAVADKKALPASFTPRSRHSVTVSQDGKIAIIGGFKTEENKTDVPIRDVWSCYLNRIK from the coding sequence ATGAACAAATTTTTGAAAACTCTATCAGTGGTGGCAGTTGCCTTTGCCATTGCTGGTTGCGAGAAGGATGATTTGAAGAGTGACCTCACGGGGGTTACGGAATTTTCTTTTACGAATGATGCTGTAAAGAGCTACGCGTTCACTGTCGATCAGGATGCTATGGTTATTCAAAATGCCGACAGCCTTCCTAAAGGTACCGATGTAAGTAAGCTTGTTGCCAACTTTACTACGGTTCACGAAAAGGTGATCGTGAAGGTGGGTACCCAGATTCAGGTAAGCGGAGTAACAGCAAACGATTATGCTAACCCTCTAAAGTTTGACGTTTACGCCGAAAATGGAACGCTCAAGTCGTACACCGTTAAGGTAAACGTGGCCAAGATCGATCCAAACTGGCAGTTTATTCCTATGGGCGAAGCAGGATTCCCAGCCTACACTTGGTCTTCTGTAGTTTACTACAAGGGAACCTACGTGATGGCTAACATTCAGTCGCTTCCTTTTGGATCGCTTAGCTTCCACGACTACTACACATCGAAAGATTTGAAGACATGGACACTTGCACCTATCGACTGGAGTGCCGTTACTAATCCAAATCAGCGCGATCGCCAGCTTCCTTACCCTCAATCGGCGTTGCTTGTTGCCAACGACAACCTTTGGCAAATAGGCGGTCTTTGCCCAATGGCCCAAATAGAGGATCGTGACGGTAAGGCAGATAACAATATAGACAACTGGGGATCGGTTTACAACTGGGTACGAAAAACTCAGGACGTAAAGAATTGGGCAATGGTTAATGCCGAGTTTATTGGGGCTAAGGAGAGGGTTGATACCATCTTCTCACCTAGGGCTAACTTTAACACCGTTAGCTTTAACAACAAGCTATGGGTTATTGGCGGTCATAGCGTTGCCTATGGCTCTTTGATGACCAACAACCCAATGAATGACGTATGGTCCTCTGCCGATGGTGTTAAATGGAAAAAGGTAAAGATCAACGACAAGAAGGAGAACTTCCCACCACGTACCGACGGAGCTGTTGTTTCCTACAAGGGAAAAATGTGGATGATTGGAGGTGCTCTTAATACAGGTAGCGCATGGGCTCCAACTTGGCAGTACAAAAACGACATCTGGACAAGTACCGACGGGGTTACTTGGACCGAAGTGGCCTCAACTAAGCCTTTCTCTGCTCGTAGCGGACAAGCCGTTTTCGTGTACGACGATAAGCTTTACATGATTGGTGGCCAGGATGCAAATGGGAAGTTGGGTGATTTCCTTGTATCGGAAGATGAAGGAAAAACATGGAATGCGGTAGCAGATAAGAAGGCTTTGCCTGCCTCTTTCACTCCACGTTCGCGCCACAGCGTTACCGTTAGCCAAGACGGAAAGATTGCAATCATTGGTGGCTTTAAAACAGAAGAGAATAAGACGGATGTTCCTATTCGCGATGTATGGAGCTGCTATTTGAATAGAATTAAGTAG
- a CDS encoding SusC/RagA family TonB-linked outer membrane protein: MAGWFKIGLFYVQLAVSLLLAAAADSRAGRAVCLNQPDKGLAQTVRFKSRICTVEQVIAEIERQTTYTFIYSPSDIMLNQKVDIGAKVVTLAYLIGSCFERCGYGCVVMGRHMALNRKVPQQVVAAISSTRLFKGVVISSIDSTPVVGASIYTSDKAFGTTSDWEGQFSLKVDAQVHQLVVSALGYKPVSIPLSGSPSTVVLEPSMLELDEVCVIGYGAVPRMNTIGATQTVELKEMKPVGNTFSNLLSGRISGLGITESSGAIASANTLFFRGINSLFDEANAPLIVIDDIPLYGIGKHYNSTYFHNMEMPMFSIMGVKYKDVLNWMMGSEFERNPFSYINLNDVESIKVLKDTYSTSIFGSRASGGVVMITTKKGNGSPFKLNIGYSHSVSLPCNSEPLLSGAEYAKIYTTVYKKIKGLDLQFPSNVNTSWPKELIRAGSNNSVNVSGSGVKGSTKYYTSLSYSSQQAYIRNNNFNSITGRLNLSMPFSGVLSFSSANSISYVNNKSINAQTLYAYSLLKPSNISVFDENGEYTFGKGGNPVGAIYINPLDNSSTNYLKDLRVTSSNSLKVRLPWGFTWNSNAGVEVLYNRMLSMDTPLFSKEKELGLEELLLNYKIVADNFLELNRNSQYGHLFLTGGLSLEKSNEFRQRTQSKDVINARTTSNVNTVSIRENNEYALAAYFVRGMYSYRDRYLAGFTYRVDGSSRFSKMNRYAHSPALSVGWNLDKESWYDVPKLDNVKLRLSYGITNIDAAAYYYSRYNQYEFLNDVTYWGLPILSIKYQGIPQLKWETLSTLNAGVDLSAFSSSLNISVDCYHKVTHDMLIYSDVPLMTGAHRQLINGGKMQNRGVEVGISYRGKLARGLQWNLAANVASNSNKILSLGGATSFRTEKEGGYKNFEVGKAAGQFFLYDWAGVNPANGNPLWRLNDGTITEVAPEGVDGGALNRRNMGTATPLFFGGFSCGMEYANFKVDASFSFSYGNKLFNGTKATLMSYTANEVNNLSKDMQEYWKIKGHVTSVPALINKSIVMKPNGDILDYTISRLSSRFLEDASFVRMKSITATYTIPNIFKSGTEVKLYLQGLNLLTLTRYTGLDPEASVFGSSLLKSGYDEMTMPTAKTFIVGVNLSL; this comes from the coding sequence ATGGCTGGTTGGTTTAAAATAGGGCTGTTCTACGTTCAGCTGGCGGTAAGTCTGCTGCTTGCTGCTGCTGCGGATTCGCGAGCAGGTAGGGCTGTCTGCCTAAACCAACCTGATAAGGGGCTTGCCCAAACCGTACGATTTAAGTCGCGTATCTGTACCGTAGAGCAGGTTATTGCCGAGATAGAAAGGCAAACGACCTATACGTTTATCTATTCGCCTAGCGATATAATGCTAAACCAGAAGGTGGATATAGGAGCAAAGGTGGTTACTCTTGCCTATTTGATTGGCAGCTGCTTCGAGAGGTGTGGCTATGGATGCGTAGTTATGGGCCGACATATGGCCTTAAACCGTAAAGTTCCACAGCAGGTCGTTGCGGCAATTAGTAGCACTAGGTTATTTAAAGGTGTGGTTATTAGTAGCATTGATTCTACTCCAGTAGTAGGCGCCTCCATCTACACTTCCGATAAGGCTTTTGGTACCACCAGCGATTGGGAAGGCCAGTTTAGCTTAAAAGTTGATGCGCAGGTTCATCAGCTGGTAGTTTCGGCGTTGGGATATAAGCCGGTGAGCATCCCGCTTTCTGGTAGCCCCAGTACCGTTGTTTTAGAACCATCGATGCTCGAGTTAGATGAGGTTTGTGTTATTGGGTATGGGGCAGTTCCGCGTATGAATACCATTGGAGCCACGCAAACAGTGGAGCTAAAGGAGATGAAGCCTGTGGGCAACACCTTCTCGAATCTGCTAAGCGGTAGGATATCGGGGCTGGGTATAACCGAGTCGTCTGGAGCAATAGCCTCTGCCAATACCCTATTTTTTAGGGGAATAAACTCGCTTTTCGATGAGGCCAATGCCCCTCTGATTGTAATTGACGACATTCCTCTATACGGTATCGGAAAGCACTACAACTCCACCTACTTTCATAACATGGAGATGCCAATGTTCTCGATAATGGGGGTGAAGTATAAGGATGTTTTAAACTGGATGATGGGTTCTGAGTTTGAGCGCAATCCCTTTTCGTACATCAACCTAAACGATGTGGAGTCGATTAAGGTGCTGAAGGATACCTACTCGACCTCTATCTTTGGATCAAGGGCATCGGGAGGGGTGGTTATGATTACCACCAAGAAGGGGAATGGTAGTCCGTTTAAGCTAAACATTGGCTACAGCCACTCGGTGAGCTTACCTTGCAATTCGGAGCCTTTACTTTCAGGCGCAGAGTATGCTAAAATATACACCACCGTTTACAAAAAAATTAAAGGGCTAGATCTTCAGTTTCCAAGCAACGTTAATACCAGCTGGCCTAAGGAGCTTATTCGAGCAGGGAGTAATAACTCGGTAAATGTATCGGGAAGCGGGGTGAAGGGGAGTACTAAGTACTACACCAGTTTAAGCTACAGCTCGCAGCAGGCGTATATCCGAAACAACAATTTCAACAGCATTACCGGACGGTTAAACCTGAGTATGCCTTTTAGCGGTGTGCTGAGCTTCTCCTCGGCCAACTCGATTTCGTACGTTAATAATAAGTCTATTAATGCCCAGACGCTATATGCCTACTCGCTGCTAAAACCATCGAATATTAGCGTGTTTGACGAGAATGGGGAGTACACCTTTGGTAAAGGAGGCAATCCTGTGGGGGCAATTTATATAAATCCGCTTGATAATAGTAGCACAAACTACCTGAAAGATTTGCGCGTTACCTCGAGCAACTCGCTAAAGGTAAGATTGCCTTGGGGATTTACATGGAACAGCAACGCCGGGGTAGAGGTGCTCTACAATAGGATGCTTAGCATGGATACTCCCTTATTTAGTAAGGAAAAGGAGCTGGGATTGGAGGAGCTGCTGCTTAACTATAAAATTGTTGCCGATAACTTTTTGGAGCTAAATAGAAATTCTCAATATGGGCATCTATTCCTAACGGGAGGATTAAGCCTAGAAAAATCGAATGAGTTTAGGCAAAGAACGCAGTCTAAGGATGTGATTAATGCCCGAACAACCTCGAATGTAAATACCGTTTCCATAAGGGAAAACAACGAATATGCGCTGGCGGCCTACTTTGTGAGGGGGATGTACTCCTACAGGGATAGGTACCTCGCTGGCTTTACCTATCGTGTCGATGGCTCTTCGCGCTTTAGCAAGATGAACCGATACGCCCATTCTCCAGCGCTGTCGGTAGGATGGAACCTCGATAAGGAGAGCTGGTATGACGTACCTAAGCTCGATAATGTGAAGCTGAGGCTGAGCTACGGCATCACCAATATAGATGCAGCGGCCTACTACTATTCGAGGTACAACCAGTACGAGTTTTTAAATGATGTAACCTACTGGGGATTACCTATTCTTTCTATTAAATACCAAGGTATTCCGCAGCTAAAATGGGAAACGCTATCAACCCTGAATGCGGGAGTGGATCTTAGCGCGTTTAGCAGCTCGCTGAATATTTCGGTCGACTGCTACCATAAGGTTACCCACGATATGCTCATTTACTCCGATGTTCCCTTAATGACAGGCGCCCACCGCCAGCTTATTAATGGTGGTAAGATGCAGAATCGGGGTGTTGAGGTTGGTATTTCGTACAGAGGTAAATTGGCTCGCGGCCTGCAGTGGAATTTGGCCGCTAATGTAGCGTCGAACAGCAACAAGATACTTTCGTTAGGTGGTGCTACCAGCTTTAGAACGGAGAAGGAGGGAGGATATAAGAATTTTGAGGTAGGAAAGGCTGCTGGGCAGTTTTTTCTTTACGATTGGGCAGGGGTAAATCCAGCCAATGGAAATCCGCTATGGCGCCTAAATGATGGAACCATAACCGAGGTTGCTCCCGAAGGCGTAGATGGAGGAGCCTTGAACCGTCGGAATATGGGAACGGCTACTCCGCTCTTTTTTGGAGGATTTAGCTGTGGAATGGAGTATGCCAACTTTAAGGTAGATGCCAGCTTCTCGTTCTCGTATGGCAATAAGCTTTTTAATGGCACCAAGGCTACATTGATGTCCTACACGGCCAACGAGGTTAACAACCTTTCGAAGGATATGCAGGAATATTGGAAGATTAAGGGGCATGTTACCTCGGTGCCAGCGCTAATCAATAAGTCGATTGTGATGAAGCCCAACGGAGATATACTAGACTATACCATCAGCCGATTAAGCTCAAGGTTTCTCGAAGATGCCTCGTTTGTCAGGATGAAGAGCATAACGGCAACCTATACCATTCCGAACATTTTCAAGAGCGGAACGGAGGTGAAGCTTTACCTACAGGGGCTTAACCTGCTAACGCTAACTAGATATACCGGCTTAGATCCGGAGGCCTCTGTTTTCGGTTCGTCGCTGCTTAAAAGCGGCTACGACGAGATGACAATGCCTACGGCAAAGACTTTTATTGTTGGAGTAAACCTAAGCCTTTAA
- a CDS encoding FecR family protein encodes MTSEYFYTLLGKSMAGELTPKEAEELDRAISESEAYATIARYWHKANGSRITRTSNADKIKALLISKIENENRRRRRVVFTQRVAASILFAIASLSVAYYTTFRSSYELVAQAGVGATCKTTLEDGSVVWLNSESKLFVENHFNRSIRRVKLEGEGYFEVAKNPSKPFVVGLKSGCSVKVLGTKFNISAYGNDRFIKTSVLSGKVAFGNDSRKELLTANQSAILSLADNVLSKNSHEVIPVAPWKGGMLIFSATPLSQIKNILERKFGSKVVISDPELNNVALSGKFTTESLATILELLSLTNHLQVSERQGTYYITRHNS; translated from the coding sequence ATGACTTCGGAATACTTTTATACTCTTTTAGGGAAATCAATGGCCGGGGAGCTTACCCCTAAGGAGGCCGAGGAGTTGGATCGGGCCATCAGCGAGAGCGAAGCGTACGCAACCATCGCGCGATATTGGCACAAGGCTAACGGGAGCCGCATTACACGTACCAGCAATGCCGATAAGATTAAGGCGCTGCTTATCTCCAAGATAGAAAACGAGAACAGGCGACGAAGAAGGGTTGTTTTTACCCAGCGAGTTGCCGCATCCATCCTTTTTGCCATCGCCTCGTTGTCGGTGGCCTACTATACCACATTTAGATCCTCATACGAGCTGGTTGCCCAAGCGGGTGTTGGCGCAACCTGTAAAACTACGCTCGAAGATGGTAGCGTTGTTTGGCTTAACTCGGAGAGTAAGCTTTTTGTCGAGAACCATTTCAACAGAAGCATAAGAAGGGTTAAGCTTGAGGGTGAAGGCTACTTTGAGGTAGCTAAGAATCCATCCAAGCCCTTTGTGGTAGGGCTAAAGAGCGGCTGCTCGGTAAAGGTGCTGGGGACGAAGTTCAACATCTCAGCCTACGGTAACGATAGGTTTATCAAAACTTCGGTGCTATCGGGTAAGGTTGCCTTTGGCAACGATAGCCGTAAGGAGCTGCTAACCGCCAACCAGTCGGCCATCTTATCGCTTGCCGATAACGTTTTGAGCAAGAACAGCCACGAGGTAATCCCTGTAGCACCTTGGAAGGGGGGGATGCTTATCTTCTCGGCAACTCCGCTATCTCAGATTAAAAATATCCTAGAACGTAAGTTTGGATCAAAGGTAGTTATTAGCGATCCGGAGCTAAATAACGTGGCGTTAAGCGGGAAGTTTACAACCGAAAGTTTGGCAACCATTCTTGAGCTGCTATCGCTTACCAACCATCTGCAGGTGTCGGAAAGGCAGGGTACTTACTACATAACACGACATAACTCATAG
- a CDS encoding RNA polymerase sigma factor: MLYKSSSNPIESEVELLIEKHSANLTAFCMSYVKDRMVAEELVSDVFLSIWKNSDRLNEIGNIKVYLYTSVKNKAFTYLKRRRVIRSIEDLPFEDLAYRVDCAEEDEEEEELLIQSMLKEIENLPERCRDIFKLVKIDGLKHREVAEILDISIKTVEAQISIGIKKITASLAKF, translated from the coding sequence GTGCTTTATAAAAGTAGTTCCAATCCAATAGAGTCAGAAGTTGAGCTTCTTATCGAAAAGCATTCAGCCAACTTAACGGCCTTTTGCATGAGCTACGTTAAGGATCGGATGGTTGCTGAGGAGCTGGTGTCTGACGTGTTTCTCTCCATTTGGAAGAATAGCGATAGGCTAAACGAGATTGGGAACATAAAGGTGTACCTCTACACCTCCGTAAAAAACAAGGCCTTTACCTACCTAAAGCGCAGGCGGGTAATCCGCTCGATAGAGGATCTCCCCTTTGAGGATTTAGCCTATAGGGTGGATTGCGCCGAGGAGGACGAGGAAGAAGAGGAGCTGCTAATACAGAGTATGCTCAAGGAGATCGAGAACCTACCCGAGCGCTGCCGCGATATCTTTAAGCTGGTGAAGATAGATGGCCTAAAGCATCGCGAGGTTGCGGAGATCTTGGATATCTCCATCAAGACGGTGGAGGCGCAGATATCGATAGGTATCAAAAAAATCACCGCTTCGTTAGCTAAATTCTAA
- a CDS encoding phosphoenolpyruvate carboxylase, which translates to MTSNQNPFQKITNDRSFILDCYIEMLSRINEHEVISLIKSNPQDLSALGTDIVSSDKVIQSLSIYFQLMTLVEENGATQYRRRMENQEDIFSIRGSWAEAFKSWKEEGVSEEEMLEAISQTHVIPVLTAHPTEAKRVTVIEIHRELYLLLVQRENVSLSTLEQYAIREKIINLLERWWRTGEIYLEKPDVRDERANTLYYLSKVFPTVMEKSDQQLKGSWIEMGLNPNKIKNPDLFPKITFGSWVGGDRDGHPLVTPAITQETLLLHRSKALELVRSQLTTLAKRLSISATNTPVPYRLTEAISKKLQVLGEVGEMAVRRNSYEPWRQYVNLMLLLLDNTIAGNNADANALYRSSRVLAEDLKNLRDILIDNGLKGIAEDLLFPIERTVCCFGFHLAKLDIRQNSTFHDRAISQILKTNGEKDFDFESWDEEKRVSFLNRALENHSPITDITVSYGPEADNVLDCYRVVRHHINQYGADGIGAFIVSMTRNLSDLLVVYLLMRETQLLNTSIRVVPLLETIDDLYNGPSILEKFLQHPITKQRLPIIANKQEIMLGYSDSNKDGGTIASKWNLFKAEKELAAVGRQHGTDVYFFHGTGGTISRGGGKYHRFLEGMPLNTVNGTVKITVQGESVAQQFGNPLTATYNINSLASGVAKQNILSRANAIEEEYPYDTMEFLAQKSYEHYRSLIETPGFINFYSNVTCIDVLERSKIGSRPARRTGTRTLNDLRAIPWVFSWNLSRIAITGWFGLGEALKLLKEEKPEAFNQLKRWINDWAFFKFLMIQTESNLILSNVEIMELYANLDTNVEERELFMSKILADFENGFRMVEELFGEPAAVRRDGQYDNLMWREDKLKVLHNLHFKYLKQWRSIAEEDSLDKEKLLTKLLSLINSLSSGLKKTG; encoded by the coding sequence ATGACCAGTAACCAAAACCCATTTCAGAAAATTACCAACGACCGGAGCTTTATACTCGATTGCTACATCGAGATGCTGTCGAGGATTAATGAGCATGAGGTAATTTCGCTGATAAAAAGCAACCCGCAAGACTTATCGGCATTAGGTACCGATATCGTTTCGAGCGATAAGGTTATACAGTCGCTGAGCATCTACTTTCAGCTGATGACGCTGGTGGAGGAGAACGGTGCCACGCAGTACCGTCGGAGGATGGAGAACCAGGAGGATATCTTCTCCATTAGAGGTTCGTGGGCCGAGGCCTTTAAAAGCTGGAAGGAGGAGGGCGTAAGCGAGGAGGAGATGCTCGAAGCCATTTCGCAGACGCATGTGATTCCTGTTCTTACGGCGCACCCCACCGAGGCAAAGCGGGTAACGGTAATTGAGATTCACCGCGAGCTTTACCTGCTTCTGGTGCAGCGCGAGAATGTGTCGTTAAGCACCCTCGAGCAGTATGCCATCAGGGAGAAGATCATCAACCTGCTGGAGCGATGGTGGCGCACGGGCGAGATCTACCTGGAGAAACCCGATGTTAGGGACGAAAGGGCCAATACGCTATACTACTTGAGCAAGGTCTTTCCGACCGTTATGGAGAAGAGCGACCAGCAGCTTAAGGGATCGTGGATAGAGATGGGGTTGAATCCGAATAAGATTAAGAATCCAGATCTTTTTCCTAAGATTACATTTGGTAGCTGGGTAGGTGGCGATAGGGATGGTCACCCGCTGGTGACGCCTGCCATTACGCAGGAAACGCTGCTGCTACACCGCAGCAAGGCGCTGGAGCTGGTACGCTCGCAGCTTACAACCCTCGCTAAAAGGCTCTCGATATCGGCAACCAATACTCCGGTTCCCTACCGGCTTACCGAGGCCATCAGCAAGAAGCTGCAGGTGCTAGGCGAGGTTGGCGAGATGGCGGTACGCAGAAATTCGTACGAGCCTTGGCGGCAGTATGTGAACCTAATGCTGCTGCTGCTCGATAATACCATTGCCGGAAATAACGCCGATGCCAATGCGCTATACCGATCGAGCAGGGTGCTTGCCGAGGATCTGAAAAACTTAAGGGATATACTAATAGATAACGGGCTAAAGGGGATTGCCGAGGATTTGCTTTTCCCGATAGAAAGAACCGTTTGCTGCTTTGGCTTTCATCTGGCTAAGCTGGATATCCGCCAAAATAGCACATTCCACGATAGGGCCATCTCACAAATTCTAAAGACCAACGGGGAGAAGGATTTCGACTTCGAGAGCTGGGACGAGGAGAAGCGGGTTAGCTTCTTAAACCGAGCGTTGGAGAATCACTCCCCAATTACGGATATTACCGTGTCGTACGGTCCAGAGGCCGACAATGTGCTGGATTGCTATCGGGTGGTACGCCATCATATAAACCAGTATGGAGCAGATGGTATTGGCGCGTTTATAGTTAGCATGACCCGTAATCTTAGCGATTTGCTGGTGGTGTACCTGCTGATGCGCGAAACCCAGCTGCTTAACACCAGCATACGGGTGGTTCCGCTGCTAGAAACCATCGACGATCTTTATAATGGTCCAAGCATTCTGGAAAAGTTCCTACAGCATCCTATAACCAAGCAGCGCCTGCCCATTATCGCCAATAAGCAGGAGATAATGCTGGGCTACAGCGACAGCAATAAGGATGGCGGAACGATTGCCAGCAAGTGGAATCTCTTTAAGGCAGAAAAGGAGCTGGCTGCCGTTGGCCGACAGCATGGTACCGATGTTTACTTCTTCCATGGCACTGGAGGTACCATAAGCCGAGGTGGTGGTAAGTATCACCGATTCTTAGAGGGGATGCCCCTTAATACGGTGAATGGTACGGTTAAGATTACGGTGCAGGGCGAGTCGGTTGCCCAGCAGTTTGGTAATCCGCTAACGGCCACCTACAACATCAACTCGTTGGCTTCGGGGGTGGCTAAGCAAAATATACTAAGCCGGGCAAATGCCATCGAGGAGGAGTACCCCTACGATACGATGGAGTTCTTGGCGCAAAAGTCGTACGAGCACTACCGAAGCTTGATTGAAACACCTGGGTTCATCAACTTCTACAGCAACGTAACCTGTATAGATGTGCTGGAGAGGAGTAAGATAGGATCGAGGCCAGCGAGACGAACGGGTACCAGAACGCTGAATGACCTGCGAGCTATCCCTTGGGTGTTCAGCTGGAACCTTTCGAGGATTGCCATAACGGGTTGGTTTGGTTTGGGTGAGGCCCTGAAGCTGCTGAAGGAGGAGAAGCCGGAGGCGTTTAACCAGCTCAAGAGGTGGATAAACGATTGGGCCTTCTTCAAGTTCTTGATGATTCAAACCGAAAGCAACCTGATTCTTTCGAATGTGGAGATCATGGAGCTGTACGCCAACCTCGACACCAATGTCGAGGAGCGCGAGCTGTTTATGAGTAAGATACTTGCCGACTTCGAGAATGGCTTTAGGATGGTGGAAGAGCTCTTTGGCGAGCCTGCAGCGGTAAGAAGAGATGGGCAGTACGATAACCTTATGTGGCGAGAGGATAAGCTCAAGGTGCTGCACAACCTCCATTTCAAGTATCTGAAGCAGTGGAGAAGCATTGCTGAGGAGGATAGCTTGGACAAGGAAAAGCTGCTAACCAAGCTGCTTAGCCTAATAAATTCGCTATCTAGCGGCTTAAAAAAGACTGGTTGA
- a CDS encoding tetratricopeptide repeat protein, whose product MRKLIVVALGMLLSANLFGQDGDRVKALIAEGTQLHDAGRYDEAVDKYKAALAIDGSSWEACYEISFTYMVTGKYAEAIEYSKKVVDMDKDGLQGAYIVLGSCLDLTGKSDQAVKVYEKGLKKFPRSSLLSYNLGLTLYNQKEYDRAEAPIVQAISNNPKHGSSHLVLSAVMQAKGQRVKSILPLYYFLMLEPNSKRSPSRYATLMAQLGQGVTQKDEKNIDVRIPFNSSKSDAFSPAEMMVSLQAASRYMDENKGKSEAELFVETTRSLFSVLGELKKDNSDFWWDLYVTQLYDLVKTGNVEAFCYYISQSDKTKGSEKWIFENPGKMQALTSWMEKR is encoded by the coding sequence ATGAGAAAGCTGATTGTAGTGGCATTGGGGATGCTGCTAAGTGCCAACCTATTTGGGCAGGATGGCGATAGGGTTAAGGCTCTGATTGCCGAAGGAACGCAGCTGCACGATGCTGGTAGGTACGACGAGGCCGTTGACAAGTATAAGGCTGCGTTGGCCATCGATGGTAGCTCGTGGGAAGCCTGCTATGAGATTTCGTTTACCTATATGGTAACGGGTAAGTATGCCGAAGCCATAGAGTATAGTAAAAAGGTTGTCGATATGGATAAGGATGGCCTACAGGGTGCCTACATTGTATTGGGCAGCTGTCTCGATTTAACCGGTAAGTCCGATCAGGCTGTAAAGGTTTACGAGAAGGGGTTAAAGAAGTTTCCTCGAAGCAGCCTGTTGAGCTACAACCTCGGGCTTACCCTCTACAACCAAAAGGAGTACGATAGGGCAGAAGCGCCTATAGTACAGGCAATATCTAACAACCCCAAGCATGGGAGCAGCCATTTGGTGCTATCGGCGGTAATGCAGGCTAAAGGACAGCGGGTAAAATCGATCTTGCCGCTTTACTACTTCCTGATGCTAGAGCCAAATAGTAAGCGATCTCCCTCTCGCTATGCTACGCTGATGGCGCAGCTCGGGCAGGGTGTTACCCAGAAGGATGAGAAGAATATAGATGTGAGGATCCCCTTTAATTCGTCGAAGAGCGATGCGTTTAGTCCTGCCGAAATGATGGTAAGCCTACAGGCAGCGTCGAGGTATATGGATGAAAATAAGGGTAAGAGCGAGGCGGAGCTATTTGTGGAGACAACCAGGTCGTTGTTTAGCGTGCTTGGCGAGCTGAAGAAAGATAATAGCGACTTTTGGTGGGATCTGTACGTAACCCAACTTTACGATTTGGTAAAGACAGGGAATGTGGAGGCTTTTTGCTACTACATCTCGCAATCGGATAAGACCAAGGGTAGCGAGAAGTGGATTTTTGAGAATCCGGGTAAGATGCAGGCGCTGACGAGCTGGATGGAGAAAAGGTAG